AACattgcatattattattattattattattatttattcaacAACTGATTTCCATGCAGCAGTGAAACTGGAAGTAATAGTTGATATAGAATATCCATGACATCATAGATTAGGGAAAGTTCAATTCAATGGTTCTTTTATTTAGTAACAGCATCAAACAACAAcaagtgatgtcataatggtgaTTAAAACTCAACTGAGTGAAAAGTGGAATTCTTGCTCACTCTGCCTGGCGCTTGTTTAGGTCAGTTGATAACAATTTTACTGCTGCTCTCATGTGGTTTTTCTGTTTCTTGGCCTGCTGTTGGACAGCAGGGcaagacagaaatgcaaaactcaCGAGGAAACTTACAAAAAAAGTAAATAGATACACCTTGGATCAGCTATGGAGAAAAGTCAAGTCTTTAGGAATACATGTGGCTGAGGATAAACTTAGGAAGGATGAACAGTCCATGAGGAATCTCCGGATGCTCCTCATAACAGAACTTGCGATGGCTGAACTATTCAAGACAGGAACTGAACTaaaaggaaaaaggaagaaaaaatctGACGCAGACGCTGAGAACGGAAATGTGACCAATGGTGTCCAAACCATCACTGCAGCAGAAGGAGAGCTGGAGGAAGGAAAGATTATCATCACTCCTCAGGGTGAGCAGAAGACCTATCACTCAAGATTACAAGATATTTATTGTCATGTTCGCATGAATTCCAAAATTCATAAGCAATGAAAAGGGGTTTGTTTTGCTCAAAAGTCCTAAAAAGTAAAAACTGAGGAATGAAATGTAAAACATGTAGAAAAAGTCTCCAAGGTGAAAAATGaataaacacataaataaatacactgaCTCACTgaccaaaacaacaaacaaacaaagtaatttaaaaaaaactgcagtAACAGAATCAGCACTGACTAACTGCATTTCATACCACATCCTGTCTTCCAGGACTGCGTGTGGCGCTTGCTGAGACAGAGGTACAACAGCTGGTGGACATGGACACAATGGCAATAGAAAGTACGTACAGCAGAACTCCTCTCAGTAAAGCAGATCTAGATTAGAATGGAGTACACTAAGTACAGTAGTACTTAAGCAGTCACATGGTGTGCATTTTCTTAATTTCATACTGTGTATGTCCTACTACTTCAGAAATGCTGCTCTTTTTGGCCAATGCTTAATTGAAATATAATGACCCTGGTAAAATGAAGGATGAATAAAAaagccaaaataataataattaaggaaaaaaataaaattgaaatcaCTAAATTCTCCCTTTTAATGTCCAGATGTGGAAAACGGTGCAGGAGAACGTGCTGGGGCTCTGGGGGTTGAGAAGCAGGCAGGAGGGACCATACGCCGGGCAGATGGTCCCGTTCTGCTTCGCCTCCCTGCTGCCCCTAGGAAGAAgttctcctccatccccaccaggAGGAACGCCTGCTCCACTCCCATCAACAGGTACTACACCATCCCCAGGAGCTGGGCGCACCAGTGGGCAGACATCAGCAACAGCGGCTTGTAGGCGAATACAGGAACTGATCGACTGGCTTTGGACTCGGATTTGGATTAACTGGACATGAATGTGGATATGGACTTGGCTGGCACATGATGAACTGGTTTTGGACTTGGGACTTTGATTAATGGATTTGAATATGGACTTGGCTGACACATGATGAACTGGTTTTGGACTTGGGACTTCGATGATCTGGATATGGATTTGAATATGGACTTGGCTGACACACGATGAACTGGTTTTGGACTTTGGACTTTGATGATTTGAATATGGACTTGGCTGACACACGATGAACTGGTTTTGGACTTCGATTAACTGGATATGATTCAGTGTAGACTTGTAGTGGATTTTGAAACATTtgcatttaatttaaaaaaataaaaaataaaataacaatactTTAAAGTTCATGGTTCTTGTGTTCATTGAAAGAGCTGACAGGTGCCGCCGTGACAAATGTCATTCACATTGGATGAggatgaagtcaagtcaagtcaagtctggtTTATTTATATACCCTATTTCATACACAATGAGGCAGCCCAATGTGCTTTACAAGTAATAATGAAGATAGAACAATGTAAATATAGGATTAAGATAAATTACAAAATGAACAATACAACAATTGTTCAATATCAAAAAATGTaaagaaaagaataaataaaaataaaaataaaaaaaacggaAATAACCGTACTAGTAATAACTAGTAGATTGGATATAAACATGGATAAAGTGGGCACAGTTTTAATGTGCAAGGGTAGGAGGTTCCAGAGTCTGACTGCATAGGCctacgacacacacatacacatacacacacacacacacacacacacacacacac
This window of the Engraulis encrasicolus isolate BLACKSEA-1 chromosome 7, IST_EnEncr_1.0, whole genome shotgun sequence genome carries:
- the LOC134452735 gene encoding uncharacterized protein LOC134452735 isoform X1; translated protein: MWFFCFLACCWTAGQDRNAKLTRKLTKKVNRYTLDQLWRKVKSLGIHVAEDKLRKDEQSMRNLRMLLITELAMAELFKTGTELKGKRKKKSDADAENGNVTNGVQTITAAEGELEEGKIIITPQGLRVALAETEVQQLVDMDTMAIENVENGAGERAGALGVEKQAGGTIRRADGPVLLRLPAAPRKKFSSIPTRRNACSTPINRYYTIPRSWAHQWADISNSGL
- the LOC134452735 gene encoding uncharacterized protein LOC134452735 isoform X2, yielding MWFFCFLACCWTAGQDRNAKLTRKLTKKVNRYTLDQLWRKVKSLGIHVAEDKLRKDEQSMRNLRMLLITELAMAELFKTGTELKGKRKKKSDADAENGNVTNGVQTITAAEGELEEGLRVALAETEVQQLVDMDTMAIENVENGAGERAGALGVEKQAGGTIRRADGPVLLRLPAAPRKKFSSIPTRRNACSTPINRYYTIPRSWAHQWADISNSGL